One window of Chloroflexus aggregans DSM 9485 genomic DNA carries:
- a CDS encoding PHP-associated domain-containing protein, with translation MTLLYNAADLHIHTTASDGTASPEAVLSYVAEETDLRVIAITDHDTLEGALVARRLAPHYGIDVIIGCEISTAIGHVLALFIEQPIPAGLDLTTTVNLIHEQGGLAFAAHPFGTLVASVGRRHLLGPERIDLDWRIFDGIEIFNASLWNPANNRRAAEKAQALGLTPIGGSDAHDLAMIGYGRTMFAGTSAADLRRALQRGETQVVGKQWGWRGVIGALRERLRRWNSLWPVPVR, from the coding sequence GTGACCTTGCTGTACAACGCTGCCGACCTACACATCCATACCACTGCCAGCGACGGCACCGCCTCTCCCGAGGCGGTGTTGTCGTATGTAGCGGAAGAGACCGATTTGCGCGTAATTGCTATTACCGACCACGACACACTTGAAGGAGCGTTGGTGGCACGTCGGTTAGCACCACATTATGGAATAGATGTGATCATTGGGTGTGAAATCTCAACCGCAATTGGGCACGTCTTGGCCCTATTTATCGAACAACCGATTCCTGCCGGTCTCGATCTCACGACCACAGTGAACTTGATCCACGAGCAAGGCGGGCTTGCATTTGCTGCACATCCCTTTGGCACACTGGTCGCATCGGTAGGACGGCGGCATCTGCTCGGCCCTGAGCGTATTGATCTGGATTGGCGCATATTCGACGGTATCGAAATCTTCAACGCGAGCCTGTGGAATCCGGCCAACAACCGGCGCGCCGCGGAGAAAGCGCAAGCGTTAGGATTAACTCCTATCGGTGGCAGTGACGCTCACGATTTGGCGATGATCGGCTACGGTCGTACCATGTTTGCCGGTACCAGCGCCGCCGATCTGCGCCGGGCATTGCAGCGCGGTGAGACCCAGGTGGTCGGGAAACAATGGGGGTGGCGTGGCGTAATCGGCGCGCTGCGTGAACGGTTACGGCGTTGGAACTCCTTGTGGCCTGTGCCGGTTAGGTGA
- a CDS encoding dipeptidase yields the protein MPDWNSYLTEHQDRFLAELVEFLRIPSISAISTHANDVLRAAEWVANRLTAAGMEHVAILPTGGHPVVYADWLHAPGKPTVLIYGHFDVQPVDPLDLWTHPPFEPHIENDRIYARGASDDKGNMLIPILAVEALLRSNGALPVNVKFFLEGQEEIGSPQIPAFLQQERERFACDLVLSADGGQWSEDQPLILVGLRGGCGLQIDVRAAKMDLHSGMYGGVVQNPIHALVQILDSMRSDDGMITIPGFYDQVRPLTPEDRARIAAIPFDEEKLKETLGVPALFGEAGFTPREREWVRPTLEVNGIWGGFQQEGIKTVLPAEAHAKITCRLVPDQDPQVILDLLQAHIKRHTPPGVTVTVTPLAFQAYPYLIPEDDPGNVAVREVLVEMYGREPYYVRSGGSIPVCTLFQRQLGAYTSNFAFGLDDERVHSPDEFFRLSSFRKGQIAYCKLLERLGQ from the coding sequence ATGCCAGACTGGAACAGCTACCTGACCGAACATCAAGATCGATTTCTCGCTGAATTGGTCGAGTTTCTGCGCATTCCGAGTATCTCGGCTATCTCGACACACGCGAATGATGTATTGCGCGCCGCCGAATGGGTGGCAAACCGATTGACTGCCGCCGGGATGGAGCACGTCGCTATTTTGCCGACCGGTGGGCATCCGGTGGTGTACGCCGATTGGCTGCATGCTCCGGGTAAGCCAACCGTGTTGATCTACGGGCATTTTGATGTTCAACCGGTCGATCCGCTCGATCTGTGGACGCACCCACCTTTTGAGCCGCATATTGAGAACGACCGGATTTATGCTCGAGGGGCGAGTGATGATAAGGGGAATATGCTGATCCCGATCTTGGCGGTTGAGGCATTGTTGCGCAGTAACGGTGCGTTGCCGGTTAATGTGAAGTTTTTTCTCGAAGGGCAAGAGGAGATCGGCAGCCCCCAGATTCCGGCCTTTCTCCAACAGGAACGTGAACGCTTCGCCTGCGATCTCGTGCTCAGCGCCGATGGCGGTCAGTGGAGCGAAGATCAGCCGCTGATTCTGGTCGGGTTGCGCGGTGGCTGTGGTCTCCAGATCGATGTCCGTGCGGCGAAGATGGATCTGCATTCAGGAATGTACGGTGGTGTGGTCCAAAACCCGATCCACGCGCTGGTGCAAATCCTCGACTCGATGCGCTCGGACGACGGTATGATTACGATCCCCGGCTTCTACGATCAGGTGCGCCCATTGACGCCAGAAGACCGGGCGCGGATCGCTGCTATTCCCTTCGACGAGGAGAAGCTGAAGGAGACGCTCGGCGTGCCGGCACTGTTTGGCGAGGCCGGTTTTACACCACGCGAACGCGAGTGGGTGCGCCCGACGCTAGAAGTGAACGGGATCTGGGGCGGTTTCCAGCAAGAAGGGATTAAGACGGTGTTGCCCGCCGAAGCGCACGCCAAGATTACCTGTCGTCTGGTGCCCGATCAGGATCCGCAGGTCATTCTCGACCTGCTGCAAGCGCACATCAAGCGCCATACCCCTCCCGGCGTGACGGTGACGGTCACGCCGCTCGCGTTCCAAGCCTATCCCTACCTCATTCCCGAAGACGATCCGGGGAATGTGGCGGTGCGCGAGGTGCTGGTCGAGATGTACGGGCGCGAACCCTATTACGTGCGCAGCGGCGGTTCGATCCCGGTCTGTACGCTCTTTCAGCGCCAATTAGGTGCCTATACCAGCAATTTTGCCTTCGGCCTCGACGACGAGCGGGTGCATTCGCCTGACGAATTCTTCCGCCTCAGCAGTTTCCGCAAAGGGCAGATCGCCTACTGCAAACTGCTCGAACGGTTGGGGCAGTAA
- a CDS encoding DinB family protein, whose amino-acid sequence MLDYAALYRRERTMQEIVSDMTVADLHAETDEMYDTIERLIADCVDADVTFQPVDPNANDPFAGDPSAVNQAWTLGHVIVHLTASCEESAFLAAEMARGVPFHGRSRYEVPWETVTTMAQVRQRLAESRRMLHASLQMWPDQPHLDYRVEPWPGAPPVDARGRYALGLAHAYDHLGQIEEIVRQARAARVG is encoded by the coding sequence ATGCTCGACTATGCCGCACTCTACCGGCGTGAACGCACGATGCAAGAGATCGTCAGCGATATGACGGTTGCCGACCTACATGCCGAAACTGACGAGATGTACGACACGATTGAACGGCTCATTGCCGATTGTGTTGATGCTGACGTTACCTTCCAGCCGGTCGATCCCAACGCGAACGATCCGTTCGCCGGTGATCCCAGTGCCGTAAACCAAGCATGGACGCTCGGTCACGTGATCGTCCATCTTACCGCCTCGTGTGAGGAATCGGCGTTTCTCGCCGCCGAGATGGCGCGTGGCGTTCCGTTCCACGGTCGTTCACGCTATGAAGTGCCGTGGGAGACGGTGACGACGATGGCGCAGGTGCGCCAGCGTTTGGCCGAGAGCCGACGCATGCTGCATGCTTCATTGCAGATGTGGCCTGATCAGCCCCATCTCGACTATCGGGTTGAGCCATGGCCCGGTGCGCCGCCGGTTGATGCGCGTGGTCGTTATGCGCTCGGTCTGGCCCACGCCTATGACCATCTTGGTCAAATTGAGGAGATTGTGCGGCAGGCGCGGGCTGCGCGTGTAGGGTAG
- a CDS encoding xanthine dehydrogenase family protein molybdopterin-binding subunit yields MTTSPPYHYLGKGRKSVDGIEKVTGRARYAGDVNLPGMLHGKPALSPYAHARITQIDTAAARAIPGVVAVLTATDLPTRGRQPSSRQTTTLADGVVRYRGEPVALVLATRLAAAEDGVAALQIDYEPLPGPVTPEAALDPKAPVIWPQGAPKGDTDLTAAHAAVSRGDDHTDHKASNIHERKQFSRGDAMYALAAAEVVVTGTYRTSIVHQGYLEPHAVVADVDPVRKQLTIYTSTQGQFGVRDEVARLLGLRPGQVTVVPMTVGGGFGAKYGILDPLAAAAALAVGRPVRIVLDRSEDFLTTTPSPASTITLQLGATRDGTLTSLVAEIVNDNGVYPFTLGGIMSTLLGGYYRCPNVQIDVIEVLTHKPQAGAYRAPGAPQITFAIESAMDELARKLDLDPLELRMRNAATTGDPMGNNDPWPSMGLTKVLAAAANHPLWRERTPGSGIGLAIGGWPCGMSPAAAVCRVDTDGTVRVHVGAVDISGVNSSFVLVAAEILGVPPEQVEIVAGDTRSGPFAGPSGGSQITYSVAGAVAAAAREVRRQILELAADMLEARIDDLELRDGLVHIRGVPGRTLSIGEVARRAEEHAGGPGPIVGEGRTAPIENAPGFVAHIVQVEVDRETGRVKPLRYVAIQDVGFPLNPLMVEGQIHGGAAQGVGWGLYEALRYDERGELLTASFMDYTLPRAADLPTFEAVLVQNPAPNGPFGARGVGEPPITAGAAALANAIRDATGARIYELPMRDEVVWRAINNV; encoded by the coding sequence ATGACCACTTCCCCCCCCTACCATTACCTTGGCAAAGGGCGTAAATCGGTTGATGGGATCGAGAAAGTGACTGGACGCGCACGTTATGCCGGCGACGTGAATTTACCCGGCATGTTGCACGGCAAACCGGCGCTCAGTCCGTATGCCCACGCCCGGATTACCCAGATCGATACCGCAGCGGCCCGTGCTATCCCCGGTGTGGTAGCCGTATTGACCGCTACCGACCTACCTACCCGTGGCCGCCAGCCTTCGTCGCGCCAGACGACGACGTTGGCCGACGGTGTAGTACGCTACCGCGGGGAGCCGGTGGCGCTTGTCTTGGCGACCAGGCTGGCCGCTGCGGAAGATGGTGTTGCGGCATTGCAGATCGATTATGAGCCGTTGCCCGGCCCGGTAACACCCGAAGCAGCGCTCGATCCGAAAGCACCGGTGATCTGGCCGCAGGGCGCTCCCAAGGGTGATACCGATCTTACGGCTGCCCACGCCGCTGTGTCCCGTGGTGATGATCACACCGATCATAAGGCGTCAAACATTCACGAGCGCAAGCAGTTTAGCCGTGGCGACGCCATGTATGCCTTGGCCGCGGCTGAGGTTGTCGTAACCGGAACCTACCGCACCTCGATTGTCCATCAGGGCTATCTTGAACCACACGCGGTTGTAGCTGATGTTGATCCGGTGCGTAAGCAACTCACCATCTACACCAGCACCCAAGGTCAATTCGGCGTCCGAGACGAAGTCGCTCGGTTACTGGGTCTCCGGCCCGGTCAAGTCACCGTCGTACCAATGACGGTTGGTGGTGGATTTGGAGCCAAGTACGGGATTCTCGACCCGTTGGCCGCCGCCGCTGCACTGGCTGTCGGTCGTCCGGTGCGGATTGTGCTTGACCGCAGCGAGGATTTTCTCACCACCACCCCATCGCCGGCCAGCACGATCACGCTTCAGCTCGGTGCAACCCGTGACGGTACGCTAACCTCACTGGTGGCCGAGATCGTGAACGACAACGGTGTCTACCCATTTACGCTGGGTGGGATTATGAGTACGCTGCTCGGCGGCTATTACCGTTGTCCGAACGTGCAGATCGATGTGATCGAAGTACTGACCCACAAGCCACAAGCCGGTGCGTACCGTGCCCCCGGCGCACCACAGATCACGTTCGCTATCGAGTCGGCAATGGACGAACTGGCCCGTAAGCTCGATCTCGACCCGCTGGAGCTGCGGATGCGCAATGCCGCCACCACCGGCGATCCGATGGGGAACAACGACCCTTGGCCGTCGATGGGGCTGACAAAGGTGCTCGCAGCGGCTGCCAATCATCCGTTGTGGCGCGAGCGCACCCCGGGAAGTGGGATTGGGTTGGCGATTGGTGGTTGGCCGTGTGGTATGTCGCCGGCAGCCGCCGTTTGTCGAGTAGACACCGACGGTACGGTGCGGGTGCATGTCGGCGCGGTCGATATTTCCGGCGTCAACAGCAGTTTTGTGCTGGTGGCCGCCGAGATTCTCGGGGTGCCGCCAGAGCAGGTCGAGATTGTAGCCGGGGACACCCGAAGTGGGCCGTTTGCCGGGCCAAGTGGCGGTAGTCAGATCACGTACAGCGTAGCCGGAGCAGTGGCCGCCGCTGCCCGTGAGGTACGTCGGCAGATTCTGGAATTGGCTGCCGATATGTTGGAAGCACGGATCGACGACCTTGAATTACGCGATGGGCTGGTGCATATTCGTGGGGTGCCGGGTCGAACTTTGTCCATCGGTGAGGTGGCACGGCGGGCTGAAGAACACGCTGGCGGTCCGGGGCCGATCGTGGGTGAGGGACGTACTGCACCGATAGAGAATGCGCCCGGCTTTGTCGCTCATATCGTGCAGGTTGAAGTTGATCGCGAGACGGGACGGGTAAAACCGCTGCGCTATGTCGCCATTCAAGATGTCGGCTTCCCGCTCAACCCACTGATGGTCGAAGGGCAAATTCACGGTGGTGCGGCGCAAGGCGTGGGATGGGGGCTTTACGAAGCACTGCGCTACGACGAGCGAGGTGAACTTCTGACTGCCAGCTTTATGGACTACACCTTGCCCCGTGCCGCCGATCTCCCTACCTTCGAGGCGGTGCTGGTGCAGAACCCGGCGCCCAACGGCCCCTTCGGTGCGCGCGGTGTTGGCGAACCACCGATTACCGCGGGAGCGGCTGCGCTCGCGAACGCCATCCGTGACGCGACCGGCGCTCGTATTTACGAGTTGCCGATGCGCGACGAGGTGGTTTGGCGGGCAATCAATAACGTTTGA
- a CDS encoding choice-of-anchor Q domain-containing protein, which translates to MTATAAPTGAGNYRLWYGSPAIDYGTASVVTLPATDLDGQPRVTNAAVDAGAYEFPAYTLTVNRIGEGSVQRVLDQDTSTYLTKCA; encoded by the coding sequence GTGACGGCGACGGCGGCACCGACGGGGGCGGGGAACTACCGGCTGTGGTACGGGTCGCCGGCGATTGACTACGGGACGGCGAGCGTGGTGACGCTGCCAGCAACAGATCTGGACGGACAGCCGCGGGTGACGAACGCGGCGGTGGACGCGGGGGCGTATGAGTTTCCGGCGTATACGTTGACCGTGAATCGCATTGGTGAGGGATCGGTACAACGTGTGCTGGATCAAGACACCTCCACCTACCTGACCAAGTGCGCCTGA
- a CDS encoding InlB B-repeat-containing protein, producing MRLIAIPAEGWGFTDWSGDVVTTTNPLTMTISSNPVMTATFSRLNRAPAFTSTPVTTATQGAVYTYTVRASYPDTGDVLTITAPTKPVWLTLPITAMAQQR from the coding sequence GTGCGCCTGATCGCGATACCGGCTGAAGGTTGGGGCTTTACTGACTGGAGTGGTGATGTGGTCACAACAACCAATCCGTTAACGATGACCATCAGCAGCAACCCTGTTATGACGGCCACCTTTAGCCGGCTCAACCGTGCTCCGGCCTTTACCAGCACTCCGGTCACAACCGCGACGCAAGGCGCAGTCTACACCTACACTGTTCGCGCTAGCTATCCCGATACTGGCGATGTGTTGACGATCACTGCGCCGACCAAGCCAGTATGGTTAACCCTCCCGATCACGGCAATGGCACAGCAACGCTAA
- a CDS encoding Ig domain-containing protein, which translates to MVNPPDHGNGTATLTGAPTTPGDYEVVLRVTDNSGLSAEQRFTITVTRARWAVFVPMITKLGASTGSGELLLPYSLLPIYPSLRLNTQQQRPPHCAAIVDPHGTAAGNSAEWR; encoded by the coding sequence ATGGTTAACCCTCCCGATCACGGCAATGGCACAGCAACGCTAACCGGCGCTCCCACGACACCGGGCGATTATGAAGTGGTATTGCGGGTGACCGATAACAGCGGTTTGAGCGCCGAGCAACGCTTTACCATCACTGTGACCCGTGCGCGCTGGGCAGTCTTCGTGCCTATGATCACGAAATTAGGAGCCTCAACCGGGAGTGGGGAATTGCTACTTCCCTACTCCCTCCTCCCCATTTACCCATCACTACGGCTCAATACTCAACAACAACGTCCCCCGCACTGCGCCGCGATTGTCGATCCCCACGGTACCGCTGCTGGTAATAGCGCGGAATGGCGCTAG
- a CDS encoding DUF3352 domain-containing protein produces MDLDRDLFSWFHGEGVIAVLPDESAEAPVGGYFALRVSDQAAAERGMQQLSELAEDLAGIRFQATSLGRTQVQAVEEGDLFFGYGFNGNDLVIAVGRQAMEAAFGAEQKLASFATYTNALKALPSPNSGIFYVNLNAARDLANRLGSDPVDPDTEQRLAPFRAITSSGTVGIDNRGAVRGTLLLSIEP; encoded by the coding sequence ATCGATCTCGACCGTGACCTATTTAGCTGGTTCCACGGCGAAGGGGTAATCGCCGTGTTGCCGGACGAGAGCGCCGAGGCACCGGTAGGAGGGTATTTCGCGCTGCGTGTGTCTGATCAAGCTGCCGCTGAGCGCGGCATGCAACAGTTGAGCGAACTAGCCGAAGACCTCGCCGGGATTCGCTTCCAAGCAACTTCGCTCGGACGCACACAGGTGCAAGCGGTTGAAGAGGGTGATCTCTTTTTTGGCTACGGCTTCAACGGCAACGATCTGGTAATCGCCGTGGGCCGGCAAGCGATGGAAGCAGCCTTCGGCGCGGAACAGAAGCTGGCCAGCTTTGCCACCTACACCAATGCACTGAAGGCGTTGCCGTCACCCAACAGCGGTATATTTTACGTTAACCTCAATGCCGCCCGCGATCTCGCCAACCGGCTCGGCAGCGATCCGGTTGATCCCGATACCGAACAGCGGCTAGCGCCATTCCGCGCTATTACCAGCAGCGGTACCGTGGGGATCGACAATCGCGGCGCAGTGCGGGGGACGTTGTTGTTGAGTATTGAGCCGTAG